Proteins encoded together in one Mycobacterium noviomagense window:
- the fadD32 gene encoding long-chain-fatty-acid--AMP ligase FadD32, with protein MAYHNPYIVDGHIRFPDNTNLVMHVERWAKVRGPRVAYRFWDYSTERDGVAREISWVDFAARNRAVGARLQQVTKPGDRIAILCPQNLDYLVAFFGILYAGRIAVPLFDPAEPGHVGRLHAVLDDCSPSAILTTSDSAEGVNKFFRTRPAKERPRVIAVDAVPNEVAATWEPPLDTKFDTIAYLQYTSGSTRVPTGVEITHLNLATNVVQVLNSFDGEEGDRGVTWLPFFHDMGLITILLTPVLGLSHTFMTPAAFVRRPIRWLRELSRVDEDYPGGVYSVAPNFAFEHAAVRGVPKDGEPPLDLSNVKAILNGSEPISVASMRKFNEAFAPYGLRDTVIKPAYGLAEATLYVSSTPTKEAPTVIYVDRDELNSHRFVEVDPDSPKAVAQVSCGKIGLDEWAAIVDVDTASELPDGQIGEIWLHGKNMGIGYWNREAETSETFKNILKSRTNPSHAEGAADDALWVRTGDFGTYYKGNLYITGRIKDLVIIDGRNHYPQDLEFSAQEASKALRTGFVAAFSVPANQLPQEVFDNPHSGLTYDPDDTSEQLVIVAERAPGTHKLDPQPISDDVRAAIAVRHGVTVRDLLLVQAGTVPRTSSGKIGRRACRAAYIDGSLRRGIASPTAFADQG; from the coding sequence ATGGCGTACCACAACCCGTACATCGTTGACGGACACATCAGGTTTCCTGACAACACCAACCTGGTGATGCACGTCGAACGGTGGGCCAAGGTGCGCGGCCCGCGAGTCGCCTACCGATTCTGGGACTACTCCACCGAACGCGACGGCGTCGCCCGCGAAATATCGTGGGTCGACTTCGCGGCCCGCAACCGCGCGGTGGGGGCACGGCTGCAGCAGGTCACCAAACCCGGCGACCGTATCGCAATCCTGTGTCCGCAGAATCTGGACTACCTCGTCGCCTTCTTCGGCATCTTGTACGCCGGGCGGATCGCGGTGCCGCTGTTCGACCCGGCGGAGCCAGGTCACGTGGGCCGGCTGCACGCGGTGCTCGACGACTGCAGCCCGTCGGCGATCCTGACCACCAGCGACTCCGCCGAGGGGGTCAACAAGTTCTTCCGCACGCGCCCGGCCAAGGAGCGCCCCCGCGTCATCGCCGTCGACGCGGTGCCCAACGAGGTCGCCGCCACGTGGGAGCCGCCGCTCGACACGAAGTTCGACACCATCGCCTACCTGCAGTACACCTCCGGCTCCACCCGGGTGCCGACGGGTGTGGAGATCACGCACCTGAATCTGGCCACCAATGTGGTCCAGGTGCTGAATTCCTTTGACGGGGAGGAAGGCGACCGGGGTGTGACCTGGCTGCCGTTCTTCCACGACATGGGCCTGATCACGATTTTGCTCACGCCGGTGCTCGGTCTGTCGCACACGTTCATGACGCCGGCCGCGTTCGTGCGCCGGCCCATCCGCTGGCTGCGTGAGCTGTCCCGCGTCGACGAGGACTACCCCGGCGGGGTCTATTCCGTCGCACCGAATTTCGCGTTCGAGCACGCCGCGGTGCGCGGCGTCCCGAAAGACGGCGAGCCGCCGCTGGATCTGAGCAACGTCAAGGCGATCCTCAACGGCAGCGAGCCGATCTCGGTGGCGTCGATGCGCAAGTTCAACGAAGCCTTCGCCCCATATGGCTTGCGCGACACCGTGATCAAGCCGGCCTACGGTTTGGCCGAGGCGACGCTCTACGTCTCGAGCACTCCGACCAAGGAGGCGCCGACCGTCATCTACGTCGACCGCGACGAGTTGAACAGCCACCGTTTCGTCGAGGTCGATCCGGACTCGCCGAAGGCCGTCGCGCAAGTGTCTTGCGGCAAGATCGGTCTGGACGAATGGGCGGCGATCGTCGACGTCGATACGGCCAGCGAACTGCCCGACGGACAGATCGGCGAGATCTGGCTGCACGGCAAGAACATGGGCATCGGCTACTGGAACAGAGAAGCGGAGACGTCTGAGACCTTTAAAAACATCCTCAAGTCGCGGACCAACCCGTCGCACGCCGAGGGTGCTGCCGACGACGCGTTGTGGGTGCGCACCGGCGACTTCGGCACCTATTACAAGGGCAACCTCTACATCACCGGCCGCATCAAAGACCTCGTCATCATCGACGGCCGCAACCACTACCCGCAGGACCTGGAGTTCTCGGCGCAGGAAGCCAGCAAGGCGTTGCGCACCGGTTTCGTTGCCGCTTTCTCGGTGCCGGCCAACCAACTGCCCCAGGAGGTGTTCGACAACCCGCACTCCGGGCTCACCTACGACCCGGACGACACCTCCGAGCAGCTGGTGATCGTCGCCGAACGCGCCCCCGGCACCCACAAACTCGACCCCCAGCCGATCAGCGACGACGTCCGCGCGGCGATCGCCGTCCGGCACGGGGTAACGGTGCGCGACCTTCTGTTGGTGCAGGCCGGCACGGTGCCGCGGACCTCCAGCGGCAAGATCGGGCGGCGCGCCTGCCGTGCCGCCTACATCGACGGCAGCCTGCGCCGTGGCATCGCATCACCAACCGCTTTCGCTGACCAAGGCTGA
- a CDS encoding SGNH/GDSL hydrolase family protein, producing MCEGSLRVRFPALVGALAVACTGHSATKTSPPPKPVDYVAMGDSAAAAPKVPDPAPPPGCQKSTNDYPSVLTRRITPARFTDVTCSGAATEDITGQEQLTSSGPVPPQIDAVTSETTLVTITIGGNDVGLASEASQCRATSINAPPCADKFVTGGVDRISAAITAHVPVWAAMIDDVRAKAAGARIILVGYLTYIRPGGCFPDEPVTPKDADYFQSKLNELDDRQKQLAVDKHIDFFDTRPLSVGHDMCAPPDQRYVEGFIAVHPAAPLHPNAMGAAAVGNALADYLR from the coding sequence ATGTGTGAGGGATCGCTACGGGTTCGCTTCCCGGCGCTGGTTGGTGCACTGGCGGTTGCGTGCACTGGCCACTCGGCGACGAAGACTTCGCCACCGCCCAAGCCCGTCGACTACGTCGCCATGGGCGACTCCGCCGCTGCCGCGCCCAAAGTACCCGACCCCGCGCCGCCGCCCGGTTGCCAGAAGTCGACAAACGACTACCCGTCGGTCCTCACCCGGCGGATAACGCCGGCCCGTTTCACCGACGTCACCTGCAGCGGCGCGGCCACCGAAGACATCACCGGTCAGGAACAGTTGACGTCCAGCGGCCCGGTGCCGCCGCAGATCGACGCCGTGACTTCGGAAACCACTTTGGTCACTATTACGATCGGGGGCAACGACGTTGGGCTGGCCTCCGAAGCGTCGCAATGCAGAGCAACGTCGATCAATGCGCCGCCGTGCGCCGACAAATTCGTCACCGGTGGTGTGGACCGGATCTCTGCCGCGATCACCGCACACGTGCCGGTATGGGCGGCGATGATCGACGACGTCCGCGCCAAAGCCGCGGGCGCACGGATCATCCTGGTGGGCTACCTAACGTATATCCGGCCCGGTGGCTGCTTTCCCGACGAGCCCGTTACCCCGAAGGACGCCGACTACTTCCAGTCAAAACTCAACGAACTCGACGACCGGCAAAAGCAACTGGCCGTCGACAAGCACATCGACTTCTTCGACACCCGGCCGCTGTCCGTCGGCCATGACATGTGCGCGCCACCCGATCAGCGCTACGTCGAGGGCTTCATCGCCGTGCACCCCGCTGCGCCGTTGCACCCCAACGCGATGGGCGCCGCCGCGGTCGGCAACGCGCTGGCCGACTACCTCCGCTAA
- the pks13 gene encoding polyketide synthase Pks13 (Pks13 is a key enzyme in mycolic acid biosynthesis.) encodes MTVAEMRRWLREWVGHATGKSPDSIDESIPMVELGLSSRDAVAMAADIEDRTGVTLSATVAFQHPTIESLATYIVEGEPEIAAADDDEDWSRLAPTDRVDIAVVGLATRFPGDMDAPEETWQALLEGRDAITDPPEGRWSEFLDEPRIAERVAKARTRGGYLKDIKGFDSEFFALSKTEADNIDPQQRLALELTWEALEHARIPASSLRGEAVGVFIGASVTDYAFLAMSDPTVTHPYAITGNAHSIIANRVSYFYDFHGPSVAVDTACSSSLVAAHQAVQALRSGECDVAVAGGVNALVTPVITVGFDEVGGVLAPDGRIKSFSSDADGYTRSEGAGMLVLKRVDDARRDGDQILAVIAGSAVNHDGRSSGLLIPNPDAQADVLRRAYKDAGINPRTVDYIEAHGTGTILGDPIEAEALGRVVGKGRPADKPALLGAVKTNIGHLESAAGVASLAKVVLALHHDKLPPSINYAGPNPHIDFNAVRLKVADTVSDWPRYSGYAIAGVSSFGFGGANAHMVLREVLPRDVVERDEPETEPEDKAQTNGQPETVAPAEGRFDEFGGFIEEHPAAFEEPELPGLTDEAKRLKEVALQELAASEPPTPLVPLAISAFLTSRKKLAAAELADWMESPEGQASSLESIGRALSRRNHGRSRAVVLARTHEEAIKGLRAVAEGKQAPNVYAADGPVTSGPVWVLAGFGAQHRKMAKNLYLRNPVFAEWIDKVDAYVQFERGYSIVEMILDDSVDYGIETTQVTIFAIQVALGELLKHHGARPAAVVGQSLGEAAAAYFAGGLSLADATRAICSRSHLMGEGEAMLFGEYIRLMALVEYSADEIKTVFSDFPDLEVCVYAAPNQTVIGGPPAQVDAIIERCEKEGKFARKFQTKGASHTSQMDPLLGELSAELQGIEPHPITIGYFSTVHEGRYIKPGETIHDVDYWKKGLRHSVYFTHGIRNAVDNGHTTFLELAPNPVALMQVGLTTAAAGLPDAQLIPTLARKQDEVDSMTQAMAQLYVHGHDLDMRTLFTRASGAGGPEDFANIPPTRFKRKEHWLDARFSGDGSVIMPGTHVGLPDGRHVWEYAPRGGETDLAALVRAAAAQVLPDAQLVASEQRAVPGEGARLVTTLTRHPGGASVQVHARIDESFTLVYDALVSRSGQAAVLPMAVGAGSAIASTVTAPSAPVEEEHEAETLQDSLTLRNMPAGFTKWSPDSGETIHDRLATIVSAAMGYEPEDLPWEVPLIELGLDSLMAVRIKNRVEYDFDLPPIQLQAVRDANLYNVAKLIEYAVEHRDEVQQLHEYQRTKSAEEIAEEQARLLSGATPTTAAAPAPDPQAPPETQAEQPSAPAADVPPPPPSDQPAGPAKSADASALNQQAVAEALGSDVPPRDAAERVTFATWAIVTGKSPGGIFNPLPKLDDAAAEKMAQRLAERADGPITAEDVKSAETIEALAEKVREHLEAGQVDGFVRTLRARPEGSSKIPVFVFHPAGGSTVVYEPLLNRLPADTPMYGFERVEGSIEERAMRYVPKLVQMQGDGPFILAGWSLGGALAYACAVGLKRLGCNVPFVGLIDTVRPGEEIPQTKEEIRKRWDRYARFAERNFNVTIPEIPYEQLEQLDDEGQVKFVLDAVRASGVQIPGGIIEHQRTSYLDNRALDTVQIQPYDGHVTLYMADRYHDDAIMFEPRYGIRQPDGGWGEYVSDLEIVHIGGEHIQAIDEPYIAKVGAHMTEALGRIEAEQRARK; translated from the coding sequence ATGACAGTCGCCGAGATGCGGCGGTGGCTGCGCGAGTGGGTGGGCCACGCGACCGGCAAGTCGCCGGACTCCATCGACGAATCCATCCCCATGGTGGAGCTAGGTCTGTCGTCGCGCGACGCCGTGGCGATGGCCGCCGACATCGAAGACCGCACCGGGGTCACCCTGTCGGCCACCGTGGCGTTCCAGCACCCGACCATCGAGTCGCTGGCCACCTACATCGTCGAGGGCGAACCCGAGATCGCAGCGGCCGACGACGACGAGGACTGGTCGCGCCTGGCGCCAACCGACCGAGTCGACATCGCGGTGGTGGGGCTGGCCACCCGTTTCCCCGGCGACATGGACGCCCCGGAGGAAACCTGGCAGGCGTTGCTGGAGGGCCGCGACGCGATCACCGACCCGCCTGAGGGCCGCTGGTCGGAGTTCCTCGACGAGCCGCGCATCGCCGAGCGGGTCGCCAAGGCGCGCACCCGCGGCGGCTACCTCAAAGACATCAAGGGCTTCGACTCGGAGTTCTTCGCGCTGTCGAAGACCGAGGCCGACAACATCGACCCGCAGCAGCGCCTGGCGTTGGAGCTGACGTGGGAGGCGCTGGAGCACGCTCGCATCCCGGCCTCGAGCCTGCGCGGCGAGGCGGTCGGGGTGTTCATCGGCGCCTCGGTCACCGACTACGCCTTTTTGGCGATGTCTGACCCGACGGTCACCCACCCGTACGCGATCACCGGCAACGCCCACTCGATCATCGCCAACCGGGTGTCCTACTTCTACGACTTCCACGGGCCGTCGGTGGCTGTGGACACCGCGTGCTCGAGCTCGCTGGTCGCCGCCCACCAGGCGGTACAGGCGCTGCGCAGCGGCGAGTGCGACGTGGCCGTCGCGGGCGGGGTGAACGCGCTGGTCACCCCGGTGATCACGGTCGGGTTCGACGAGGTCGGCGGGGTGCTGGCGCCCGACGGTCGGATCAAGTCGTTCTCCTCCGACGCCGACGGCTACACCCGCTCTGAAGGCGCCGGCATGCTGGTGCTCAAGCGGGTCGACGACGCCCGCCGCGACGGCGACCAGATTCTCGCCGTGATCGCCGGCAGCGCGGTCAACCACGACGGGCGCTCGTCCGGTCTGCTGATCCCCAACCCCGACGCGCAGGCCGACGTGCTGCGCCGCGCCTACAAGGACGCCGGCATCAATCCGCGCACCGTCGACTACATCGAGGCGCACGGCACCGGCACCATCCTCGGCGACCCGATCGAGGCCGAGGCGCTGGGCCGCGTCGTCGGCAAGGGTCGCCCCGCCGACAAGCCGGCGCTGCTGGGCGCGGTGAAAACCAACATCGGACACCTGGAATCAGCGGCCGGGGTGGCCAGCCTGGCCAAGGTGGTGCTGGCGCTGCATCACGACAAGCTGCCGCCGTCGATCAACTACGCCGGGCCAAACCCGCACATCGACTTCAACGCGGTGCGCCTGAAGGTCGCTGACACGGTCAGCGACTGGCCGCGCTACAGCGGGTACGCGATTGCCGGGGTGTCGAGCTTCGGATTCGGCGGCGCGAACGCGCACATGGTGTTGCGTGAGGTGCTTCCCCGCGATGTCGTGGAGCGCGACGAGCCTGAGACCGAGCCGGAAGACAAGGCGCAGACCAACGGACAACCAGAGACGGTCGCCCCCGCGGAGGGCCGCTTCGACGAGTTCGGCGGGTTCATCGAGGAGCATCCGGCCGCATTCGAGGAGCCCGAACTGCCCGGGCTGACCGACGAGGCGAAGCGGCTCAAAGAGGTTGCTCTGCAGGAACTCGCTGCTTCTGAGCCGCCGACTCCGCTTGTGCCGCTTGCCATTTCGGCGTTTTTGACCTCGCGCAAGAAGTTGGCCGCTGCGGAGCTGGCCGACTGGATGGAAAGCCCTGAAGGACAGGCGTCGTCGCTGGAGTCGATCGGGCGGGCGCTGTCGCGGCGCAACCACGGTCGTTCGCGTGCGGTGGTGCTGGCCCGCACTCATGAGGAGGCCATCAAGGGTCTTCGCGCGGTCGCCGAGGGCAAGCAGGCGCCGAACGTGTATGCCGCCGACGGGCCGGTCACCAGCGGGCCGGTGTGGGTGCTGGCCGGCTTCGGTGCCCAGCACCGCAAGATGGCCAAGAACCTGTATTTGCGCAACCCCGTGTTCGCCGAGTGGATCGACAAGGTCGACGCGTACGTGCAATTCGAGCGCGGCTACTCGATCGTCGAGATGATCCTCGACGACTCTGTGGATTACGGCATCGAGACCACCCAGGTCACGATCTTCGCGATCCAGGTCGCGCTCGGTGAGCTGCTCAAGCACCACGGCGCTCGGCCGGCCGCGGTGGTGGGCCAGTCGCTCGGTGAGGCGGCCGCGGCCTACTTCGCCGGCGGGCTGTCGCTGGCCGACGCCACCCGCGCGATCTGCTCGCGCTCGCACCTGATGGGCGAGGGCGAGGCGATGCTGTTCGGCGAGTACATCCGGCTGATGGCGCTCGTCGAATACTCGGCCGACGAGATCAAGACGGTGTTCTCCGACTTCCCGGACCTGGAGGTGTGCGTCTACGCCGCTCCCAACCAGACCGTCATCGGCGGGCCCCCGGCGCAAGTCGACGCGATCATCGAGCGCTGCGAAAAAGAGGGCAAGTTCGCCCGCAAGTTCCAGACCAAGGGCGCCAGCCACACCTCGCAGATGGACCCGCTGCTCGGTGAGCTGTCCGCCGAATTGCAAGGCATAGAGCCGCATCCCATCACGATCGGCTACTTCTCCACCGTGCACGAGGGCCGCTACATCAAACCCGGCGAGACCATCCACGACGTCGACTACTGGAAGAAGGGCCTGCGGCATTCGGTCTACTTCACCCACGGCATCCGCAACGCCGTCGACAACGGGCACACCACGTTCCTGGAGCTTGCGCCCAACCCGGTCGCGCTGATGCAGGTGGGCTTGACCACGGCCGCTGCGGGTTTGCCTGACGCGCAACTGATTCCAACGCTGGCGCGCAAGCAGGACGAGGTCGACTCGATGACGCAGGCGATGGCCCAGCTATACGTGCACGGCCACGACCTCGACATGCGCACCCTGTTCACCCGCGCGTCTGGGGCCGGAGGCCCCGAAGATTTTGCAAACATTCCGCCGACGCGGTTCAAGCGCAAAGAGCACTGGCTGGATGCGCGCTTCTCCGGCGACGGCTCGGTGATCATGCCCGGCACCCACGTCGGACTGCCCGACGGCCGCCATGTGTGGGAGTACGCGCCGCGCGGTGGTGAGACGGATCTGGCCGCGTTGGTGAGAGCGGCTGCGGCGCAAGTGCTTCCGGACGCGCAGCTGGTCGCATCTGAGCAGCGGGCGGTGCCCGGCGAGGGGGCCCGGCTGGTGACGACGCTGACCCGGCATCCCGGTGGGGCGTCGGTACAGGTGCATGCCCGCATCGACGAGTCGTTCACCTTGGTCTACGACGCCCTGGTGAGCCGTAGCGGTCAAGCGGCGGTGTTGCCGATGGCGGTCGGTGCCGGCTCGGCCATCGCCTCGACAGTGACTGCGCCGTCGGCCCCTGTCGAGGAAGAGCACGAAGCCGAAACCCTGCAGGACAGTTTGACTTTGCGCAACATGCCGGCCGGTTTCACCAAGTGGTCGCCGGATTCCGGTGAGACCATCCACGACCGGCTGGCCACCATCGTCTCGGCGGCCATGGGATACGAGCCGGAAGACCTCCCGTGGGAGGTGCCGCTGATCGAGCTCGGCCTGGACTCGCTGATGGCCGTGCGGATCAAGAACCGCGTCGAGTACGACTTCGACTTGCCGCCCATCCAGCTGCAGGCCGTGCGGGACGCCAACCTCTACAACGTCGCGAAGCTGATCGAGTACGCGGTCGAGCACCGAGACGAGGTGCAGCAGCTCCACGAGTACCAGCGGACCAAGAGCGCCGAGGAGATCGCCGAGGAACAGGCGCGGCTGCTCAGCGGCGCGACGCCGACCACCGCGGCGGCACCGGCGCCGGATCCGCAAGCGCCGCCGGAAACTCAGGCGGAGCAGCCGTCGGCGCCTGCCGCCGATGTGCCGCCACCGCCGCCGTCGGATCAGCCTGCGGGCCCGGCGAAGTCGGCGGACGCCTCAGCGCTCAACCAGCAGGCCGTCGCCGAGGCGCTCGGTTCTGACGTGCCGCCGCGCGACGCCGCGGAGCGGGTCACGTTCGCGACGTGGGCGATCGTCACCGGCAAGTCACCGGGCGGCATCTTCAATCCGCTGCCCAAGCTCGATGACGCCGCCGCCGAAAAGATGGCGCAGCGCCTGGCCGAGCGCGCCGACGGGCCGATCACCGCCGAGGACGTCAAATCCGCCGAGACCATCGAGGCGCTGGCCGAAAAGGTGCGTGAGCACCTGGAGGCCGGGCAGGTCGACGGGTTCGTCCGCACCCTGCGGGCCCGGCCCGAGGGCTCCTCAAAGATCCCGGTGTTCGTGTTCCACCCGGCCGGCGGGTCGACGGTGGTGTACGAGCCGCTGCTCAACCGGCTGCCGGCCGACACACCGATGTACGGCTTCGAGCGGGTCGAGGGCAGCATCGAGGAACGCGCGATGCGCTACGTGCCCAAGCTGGTGCAGATGCAGGGCGACGGGCCGTTCATCCTCGCGGGCTGGTCGCTGGGCGGCGCGCTGGCCTACGCCTGCGCGGTCGGCCTGAAGCGGCTAGGTTGCAACGTGCCGTTCGTCGGGCTGATCGACACCGTGCGCCCGGGCGAGGAGATCCCGCAGACCAAGGAGGAGATCCGCAAGCGCTGGGATCGCTACGCCCGCTTCGCCGAACGGAACTTCAACGTGACGATCCCCGAGATCCCGTACGAGCAGCTCGAGCAGCTCGACGACGAGGGCCAGGTGAAATTCGTGCTCGATGCGGTCAGGGCCAGCGGCGTGCAGATCCCCGGCGGGATCATCGAGCACCAGCGCACGTCGTACCTGGACAACCGGGCGCTGGACACCGTGCAGATCCAGCCGTACGACGGTCACGTCACGCTGTACATGGCCGACCGCTACCACGACGACGCGATCATGTTCGAGCCGCGCTACGGCATCCGCCAGCCCGACGGCGGCTGGGGCGAATACGTGTCCGACCTGGAGATCGTGCACATCGGTGGCGAGCACATCCAGGCCATCGACGAGCCGTACATTGCGAAGGTGGGAGCGCATATGACCGAGGCGCTGGGCAGGATCGAAGCCGAACAGAGGGCCCGCAAGTGA
- a CDS encoding IS30 family transposase, with protein MGYQTGFRGHGVHLSVESAALVREEFWRAVGSGLSPTAAATVAGVAGTTGRKWAKAAGYQTNSKHHGIRYSQQVRDVFWEALRSGLTPAQAAVGACVSEHTARRWVDQAGYVPRTPVVADLEPAAASRLLSFTERCRLEELLEAGFPQADIARLLQRDASTISREKARGATSCGYRARVGQDVVDAARARPKPRKLESNPALLGEVVQRLEQRHSPEQIAGRLREDFPDDPEMWVSHETIYQAMYVQPRGELARQVKAALRTGRTQRKPQGRSTIDTRGRIKDMINISERPAEADDRAIPGHWEGDLITGQNQASQIGTLVERTTGFVMLLHLSEDRSAATVAEAMSAAIPKIPEVLRRSLTWDQGKEMALHTKITEATGLPIYFCDPHSPWQRGTNENTNGLLRQYFPKGTDLSFHGPGILDNVAAELNARPRKRFNWRTPAEELDRLLSDPSASVAATA; from the coding sequence ATGGGTTATCAGACGGGGTTTCGGGGTCATGGTGTTCATCTGAGCGTCGAGTCGGCGGCTTTGGTGCGGGAGGAGTTTTGGAGGGCTGTTGGATCGGGGTTGTCGCCGACGGCGGCCGCCACGGTGGCGGGGGTGGCGGGTACCACAGGCCGAAAATGGGCCAAGGCCGCGGGATATCAGACCAATAGCAAGCACCACGGCATCCGGTATTCGCAGCAGGTCAGGGACGTATTTTGGGAGGCGCTGCGGTCGGGGTTGACCCCGGCGCAGGCGGCGGTGGGTGCCTGCGTGTCGGAGCACACCGCGCGACGCTGGGTCGATCAGGCTGGCTACGTGCCCAGAACACCAGTTGTTGCTGATCTAGAGCCGGCCGCGGCGTCGCGGTTGTTGTCGTTTACCGAGCGGTGCCGACTCGAAGAGTTGCTGGAGGCGGGTTTCCCCCAGGCCGACATCGCGCGGCTGTTACAGCGTGACGCCTCGACGATCAGCCGGGAAAAAGCTCGAGGAGCAACCAGCTGTGGCTACCGGGCCCGGGTCGGCCAAGACGTCGTCGATGCGGCCCGGGCTCGCCCCAAGCCGCGCAAGCTGGAGTCCAACCCGGCCTTGTTGGGCGAGGTTGTGCAACGCTTGGAACAGCGGCACAGCCCCGAGCAGATCGCGGGCCGGCTGCGCGAAGATTTCCCCGACGATCCGGAGATGTGGGTGTCTCACGAGACGATCTATCAGGCCATGTATGTGCAGCCCCGGGGGGAACTGGCCCGCCAGGTCAAGGCCGCGCTGCGCACCGGCCGGACCCAACGGAAACCTCAGGGCCGCAGCACAATCGACACTCGGGGCCGGATCAAGGACATGATCAACATCAGTGAACGCCCGGCTGAGGCCGACGATCGTGCGATCCCGGGGCATTGGGAGGGCGACTTGATTACCGGCCAAAACCAGGCCTCCCAAATCGGCACCCTGGTCGAACGCACCACCGGGTTCGTGATGCTGCTGCACCTATCCGAGGACCGCAGCGCCGCCACCGTCGCTGAGGCGATGAGCGCGGCGATCCCGAAGATTCCCGAGGTTTTGCGTCGCTCGCTGACCTGGGACCAAGGCAAAGAGATGGCCTTGCACACCAAGATCACCGAGGCCACCGGGTTGCCGATCTACTTCTGCGACCCGCACAGCCCTTGGCAGCGCGGCACCAATGAGAACACCAATGGTTTGCTGCGCCAGTACTTCCCCAAAGGCACCGACCTGTCCTTTCACGGACCCGGGATCCTCGACAACGTCGCCGCCGAGCTCAACGCCCGCCCCCGCAAACGCTTCAACTGGCGCACCCCTGCCGAGGAACTCGATCGGCTACTCTCAGACCCGTCCGCATCTGTTGCAGCGACCGCGTGA
- a CDS encoding acyl-CoA carboxylase subunit beta: MSTKTTAELLAELREKLELAKEPGGEKAAAKRDKKGIPSARARIHALLDPGSFLETGALCRTPGDPNALFGDGVVTGHGTINGRPVGVFSHDQTVFGGTVGEMFGRKVAHLMEWCAKVACPIIGINDSGGARIQDAVTSLAWYAELGARHERLTGLVPQISLIFGKCAGGAVYSPIEDDLIVAVRDQGYMFVTGPDVIKEVTGEDVTLDELGGADAQARYGNIHQVVDSEAAAFQYVRDFLSFLPSNCFDEPPIVNPGLEPEITPHDLELDAIVPDNDNTAYDMHEILLRLFDDGDFLDVAAQAGPSIITGFARVDGRPVGVVANQPMELGGSIDNEASDKAARFIRFCDTMNLPLIFVVDTPGFLPGAEQEKRGIIKRGGRFLYATVEADVPKVTITVRKSYGGAYAVMGSKQLTADLNFAWPTARIAVIGAEGAAQLLMKRFPDPNAPEAQAIRQSFIENYNLNMATPWIAAERGFIDAVIEPHQTRLLLRRALHLLRDKQVQHVQRKHALIPI; encoded by the coding sequence GTGAGCACGAAGACCACCGCCGAGCTACTGGCTGAACTCCGCGAAAAGCTGGAACTGGCCAAGGAGCCCGGTGGAGAGAAGGCTGCCGCCAAACGCGACAAGAAGGGCATCCCGAGCGCCCGCGCGCGCATCCACGCGCTGCTCGACCCGGGCAGCTTCCTGGAGACCGGCGCGCTGTGCCGCACCCCGGGTGACCCCAACGCGTTGTTCGGCGACGGCGTCGTCACCGGGCACGGCACCATCAACGGGCGCCCGGTCGGCGTGTTCTCCCACGACCAGACCGTGTTCGGCGGCACGGTCGGAGAAATGTTTGGCCGCAAAGTCGCTCACCTCATGGAGTGGTGCGCGAAGGTCGCCTGCCCGATCATCGGCATCAACGACTCCGGCGGCGCGCGCATCCAGGACGCGGTCACCTCGCTGGCGTGGTACGCCGAACTTGGTGCCCGCCACGAACGGCTGACCGGCCTGGTTCCCCAGATCTCGCTGATCTTCGGCAAATGCGCTGGGGGAGCAGTGTATTCACCGATCGAGGACGACCTGATCGTGGCAGTGCGCGACCAGGGCTACATGTTCGTCACCGGTCCCGACGTGATCAAGGAAGTCACCGGCGAAGACGTCACACTCGACGAGCTCGGCGGCGCCGATGCCCAGGCCCGTTACGGCAACATCCATCAGGTCGTCGACTCCGAAGCCGCAGCGTTTCAGTACGTGCGTGACTTTCTGTCGTTCCTGCCGTCCAACTGCTTCGACGAGCCGCCGATCGTCAATCCCGGCCTGGAGCCCGAGATCACCCCGCACGATCTCGAGCTGGATGCGATCGTGCCGGACAACGACAACACGGCCTACGACATGCACGAGATCCTGCTGCGGCTCTTCGACGACGGCGACTTCCTCGACGTCGCAGCGCAAGCCGGGCCGTCGATCATCACCGGTTTCGCCCGGGTCGACGGGCGTCCGGTCGGCGTGGTCGCCAACCAGCCGATGGAACTCGGCGGGTCGATCGACAACGAGGCCTCGGACAAGGCGGCGCGGTTCATCCGGTTCTGCGACACGATGAACCTGCCGCTGATCTTCGTCGTCGACACCCCGGGCTTCTTACCCGGTGCCGAGCAGGAGAAGCGCGGAATCATCAAGCGCGGTGGCCGTTTCCTGTACGCGACGGTGGAAGCTGACGTGCCGAAGGTTACGATCACCGTGCGCAAGTCCTACGGCGGCGCGTACGCGGTGATGGGGTCCAAGCAGCTGACCGCGGACTTGAACTTCGCGTGGCCGACGGCGCGGATCGCGGTGATCGGCGCCGAGGGTGCGGCGCAGCTGCTGATGAAACGCTTCCCCGACCCGAACGCGCCTGAGGCGCAGGCGATTCGGCAGAGCTTCATCGAGAACTACAACCTCAACATGGCCACCCCGTGGATCGCCGCCGAGCGCGGGTTCATCGACGCGGTCATCGAGCCGCACCAGACCCGGCTACTGCTGCGTCGAGCCCTGCACCTGTTGCGCGACAAGCAAGTTCAGCACGTCCAGCGTAAGCACGCCCTGATCCCGATCTAA